One window of Ignavibacteriales bacterium genomic DNA carries:
- a CDS encoding DUF4397 domain-containing protein: MNKFLNFLLVIVIFAITPNIFAQDANTRSLRLPNSSDFKPTTIKPNFAEGNIKWEETFNTLIQPSNWLVIDNDGSGSAYTFEQLITFTGGNVIPQAGQSFWFSNYTNANSSGLIDEWLISPQIPTIASGDSLIFYAGSIGGTYPDSLKVLISTTDQNPSSFTEIAYFLVSGPIGAWNRYAFDLSAFAGSQIYAAVNYYIVDGGPLGNNSDNVWVDHFIVTSGQSNTARVQVIHNSADVLAGSVDIYVNDALAIPDFEFRSATPFIDLPAGVTLNIGVAPGNSTSVNDTLKNFPVVLASGEKYVVFANGVLTSGYAPNPDSRSTDFTLFVKPMAQEVGTGSGVDLFVLHGSTDAPTVDVKVRELSSATIVDDAAYGDITPYLTAPAQSITLDLYLGNGVNYVASFTAPLTGLGGGSAAVFASGFLDPTSNQNGAAFGLFAALANGTVVQLPAATAPSARVQVIHNSADVLAGSVDVYVNDALAIPDFAFRTATPFIDLPAGVTLNIGVAPGNSTSVNDTLANFPVILSADEKYVVIANGLLTGGYLPNPDGRNTGFTLLVKTMARETAVGSDVDLFVLHGSTDAPTVDVKAREAGNLVLVNDAAYGDLTPYFSVPAGNYTLDLYLADGTTLVASFIAPLAGLSGGAAAVFASGFLNPSGNQNGAAFGLFAALPNGTVISLNQGVVPVELSAFTANVKGSDVSLSWSTATETNNNGFEIQRKSGESFVSIGFVRGKGTTTEIQNYSFTDSKLPVGSYSYRLKQVDFDGSFEYSNILNVDLTAPSVFALEQNYPNPFNPSTIISYSIPQNSFVTIKVYDILGNEVSTLVNQTQSAGKYDLRFDASSLSNGVYLYSIKTDNFSSTKKMILMK, encoded by the coding sequence ATGAACAAATTCCTAAACTTTTTGCTGGTAATTGTAATTTTTGCAATTACGCCCAATATTTTTGCACAGGATGCAAACACAAGAAGCTTAAGGCTTCCCAATAGTTCAGACTTTAAGCCTACAACAATAAAGCCCAATTTTGCTGAAGGAAACATCAAATGGGAAGAAACATTTAACACTTTGATTCAACCATCTAATTGGCTTGTAATAGATAACGATGGGAGCGGATCAGCCTACACTTTTGAACAACTAATAACTTTTACTGGCGGAAACGTAATTCCACAAGCTGGACAAAGTTTTTGGTTCAGTAATTATACAAATGCAAACAGCAGTGGGTTGATAGATGAATGGTTAATTAGTCCACAAATTCCAACAATTGCATCTGGTGATAGCTTGATTTTTTATGCTGGTTCAATTGGTGGAACATACCCGGATTCTTTAAAAGTTTTAATTTCAACAACTGATCAAAATCCAAGTAGTTTTACAGAAATAGCATACTTCTTAGTAAGTGGCCCGATTGGCGCCTGGAATAGATATGCTTTTGATCTTTCTGCATTTGCAGGATCACAAATTTATGCCGCTGTTAATTATTACATTGTAGACGGAGGACCATTAGGAAATAACTCTGATAATGTTTGGGTTGATCATTTTATTGTTACTTCAGGACAATCCAATACAGCAAGAGTACAAGTCATTCATAATTCTGCAGATGTTCTAGCCGGCAGTGTAGATATTTATGTTAATGATGCATTGGCAATTCCAGATTTTGAATTTCGTTCTGCAACACCATTTATTGATTTGCCTGCTGGTGTTACATTAAATATTGGTGTGGCTCCGGGTAATAGTACATCAGTAAATGATACATTGAAGAATTTTCCGGTTGTTTTAGCCAGTGGTGAAAAATATGTAGTATTTGCAAATGGAGTTTTAACTTCCGGATACGCTCCAAACCCTGATAGTAGAAGCACAGACTTTACATTATTTGTAAAGCCCATGGCGCAAGAAGTTGGAACGGGCTCGGGTGTTGATTTATTTGTATTGCACGGATCAACAGATGCGCCAACTGTTGATGTAAAAGTTCGCGAACTATCCAGCGCAACAATAGTTGATGATGCAGCTTATGGTGATATAACCCCTTATCTTACAGCGCCTGCGCAAAGTATAACTTTAGATTTATATCTTGGTAACGGTGTTAACTATGTAGCATCATTCACTGCACCGCTAACCGGTTTAGGTGGTGGATCAGCAGCAGTATTTGCCTCTGGTTTCCTTGATCCAACATCAAATCAAAATGGAGCAGCCTTTGGTTTGTTTGCAGCTTTAGCAAACGGAACTGTTGTTCAATTGCCTGCAGCCACAGCTCCTAGTGCAAGAGTACAGGTTATTCACAACTCGGCAGATGTATTGGCTGGTAGTGTGGATGTTTATGTAAATGATGCTTTAGCAATTCCTGATTTTGCTTTTAGAACAGCAACTCCGTTTATTGATCTTCCTGCGGGCGTTACATTAAACATAGGTGTTGCCCCTGGTAACAGCACATCTGTAAATGATACATTGGCAAATTTTCCTGTAATACTTTCTGCTGATGAAAAATATGTTGTAATTGCTAATGGATTGTTAACCGGTGGTTATTTACCAAATCCTGATGGAAGAAATACAGGATTTACCCTTTTAGTAAAAACAATGGCTAGAGAAACGGCAGTTGGTTCTGATGTTGATTTATTTGTATTACACGGATCTACAGATGCACCGACAGTTGATGTAAAAGCAAGAGAAGCAGGTAACCTTGTATTAGTTAATGACGCAGCTTATGGAGATCTAACTCCTTATTTCTCTGTACCTGCAGGTAATTACACTCTTGATCTATATCTGGCAGATGGGACAACATTGGTTGCCTCCTTTATAGCCCCGTTGGCGGGATTAAGCGGCGGAGCTGCAGCAGTTTTTGCTTCTGGGTTCCTTAACCCTTCGGGCAATCAAAATGGAGCAGCATTTGGTTTGTTTGCAGCACTTCCAAATGGAACGGTCATTTCCCTAAATCAAGGAGTCGTTCCTGTTGAATTAAGTGCGTTTACAGCTAATGTTAAAGGCTCAGATGTAAGCCTTAGTTGGTCAACTGCTACAGAAACAAATAACAACGGATTTGAAATACAAAGAAAATCAGGTGAAAGTTTTGTAAGTATCGGTTTTGTTAGAGGGAAAGGAACTACAACAGAAATACAGAACTATTCATTCACAGATTCTAAGTTGCCAGTAGGAAGTTATTCATACAGACTTAAGCAAGTGGATTTTGATGGATCGTTTGAATATTCGAATATTCTAAATGTAGATTTAACAGCACCGTCTGTATTTGCATTAGAACAAAATTATCCAAACCCATTCAATCCATCAACAATAATCAGTTACAGTATTCCACAAAATTCATTTGTAACTATTAAAGTATATGATATACTAGGCAATGAAGTATCAACACTTGTAAATCAAACACAATCAGCTGGAAAGTATGATCTAAGATTTGATGCATCAAGTTTAAGTAATGGTGTCTATTTATATTCAATAAAAACGGATAATTTCAGTTCAACAAAAAAGATGATCTTAATGAAATAA
- a CDS encoding T9SS type A sorting domain-containing protein, whose protein sequence is MFESSNGNICVAGFSIPSALYIYNSTGTLLNSFNAVTGLRGCYQLPGGNYIVTNGSFIAEIDDTTGALVRNIVSGISAQYVNLIDFSIVPVELTSFVGSNVNGNVVLNWNTATEINNSGFQIQKSSDRINFTNIAFVPGFGTTTEPQSYSYIDNSVSNGKFYYRLKQIDFNGEFAYSEIVEVEVTAPSVFALEQNYPNPFNPSTIISYSIPQNSFVTLKVYDIIGNEVATLVNQTQSAGKYDLRFDASNLSNGVYFYSIKADNFNSTKKMILMK, encoded by the coding sequence ATGTTTGAATCATCTAATGGTAATATTTGTGTTGCGGGATTTTCAATTCCATCCGCGTTGTATATTTACAACTCAACTGGAACACTGCTAAACTCGTTTAACGCAGTTACAGGTTTGCGTGGATGTTATCAGTTGCCTGGTGGAAATTATATCGTTACTAATGGATCTTTTATAGCAGAAATAGATGATACTACCGGCGCACTTGTTAGAAATATTGTATCCGGTATCAGTGCACAGTACGTAAATTTAATTGATTTTTCAATAGTACCTGTTGAGCTAACTTCGTTTGTTGGATCAAACGTTAATGGCAATGTGGTGCTTAACTGGAATACAGCAACTGAGATAAATAATTCCGGATTTCAAATTCAAAAAAGTTCCGATAGAATTAATTTTACTAATATCGCATTTGTTCCTGGATTCGGTACAACAACGGAACCACAAAGTTATTCATATATCGATAACTCTGTAAGCAATGGAAAATTTTACTATAGATTAAAACAAATTGATTTCAATGGTGAGTTTGCTTATTCAGAAATCGTTGAAGTTGAAGTTACTGCCCCTTCTGTATTCGCTTTAGAGCAGAATTATCCAAACCCATTCAATCCATCAACAATAATTAGTTACAGCATTCCGCAAAATTCATTTGTAACGCTAAAGGTTTATGACATAATTGGAAATGAAGTTGCAACACTTGTTAATCAAACACAATCAGCAGGAAAGTATGATCTAAGATTTGATGCATCAAACTTGAGCAATGGAGTATACTTTTACAGCATAAAAGCAGATAATTTCAATTCAACAAAGAAAATGATTTTAATGAAATAA
- a CDS encoding YdeI/OmpD-associated family protein, with translation MGYKEPKVDLYISKAAEFARPLLIHFRKLVHTGCPDVEEKIKWGFPHFDYKGMMCSMASFKKHCAFSFWKASLIKDKNFVATAKSKSAMGHYGKITSLKDLPADKKVSAHIKEAMMLNEKGIKLFYKKSPTSKKEIDIPGYFLKQLKKNKKAVKTFEDFSPSHKREYAEWITDAKTEDTKNRRIETAIEWMAEGKSRNWKYMKK, from the coding sequence ATGGGATATAAGGAGCCTAAGGTTGATTTATATATTTCAAAAGCAGCAGAGTTTGCAAGACCTCTTTTAATTCATTTTAGAAAATTGGTGCATACTGGTTGCCCGGATGTTGAAGAAAAAATAAAGTGGGGTTTTCCTCATTTTGATTACAAGGGGATGATGTGCAGTATGGCTTCGTTTAAAAAGCATTGTGCTTTTAGTTTTTGGAAAGCCTCATTAATTAAAGATAAAAATTTTGTTGCAACTGCTAAATCTAAATCTGCGATGGGACATTATGGAAAGATTACGTCATTAAAAGATCTTCCAGCGGATAAAAAAGTTAGTGCACACATTAAAGAAGCAATGATGTTAAATGAAAAAGGAATCAAACTTTTCTATAAAAAATCTCCAACTTCAAAAAAAGAAATTGATATTCCAGGTTATTTTCTAAAACAATTAAAGAAAAACAAAAAAGCAGTTAAAACTTTCGAAGATTTTAGTCCATCACACAAAAGAGAGTATGCTGAATGGATTACTGACGCAAAAACTGAGGACACAAAGAACCGCAGAATTGAAACCGCGATTGAGTGGATGGCTGAAGGAAAATCACGTAATTGGAAGTACATGAAGAAATAA
- a CDS encoding inner membrane CreD family protein, producing the protein MTRLLLNNLTLILSKQTNHIFIIFKGKYLEKESITLRIILIAAVIIILLVPLFMIQSLITERQYYRDEAVREVSKSWAEAQTVGGPILTLIDKSENLCS; encoded by the coding sequence TTGACCCGATTATTACTGAACAATTTAACTCTCATCTTATCTAAACAAACAAATCACATCTTTATAATTTTTAAGGGAAAATATCTTGAAAAAGAATCAATCACACTTCGAATAATTTTAATAGCAGCGGTAATAATAATATTGCTTGTTCCACTCTTTATGATTCAATCATTAATAACTGAAAGACAATATTATAGGGATGAAGCTGTGCGAGAAGTAAGCAAAAGTTGGGCTGAAGCACAAACTGTGGGTGGACCAATTTTAACTCTAATTGACAAAAGTGAAAATTTGTGCAGCTAA
- a CDS encoding cell envelope integrity protein CreD codes for MQLKINESTLSLFPGLKNIDIYQNGLFADVQLNENTNKFDFNLELNLNGIDDLSFLPVGKSTMVKVKSSWNNPSFSGTFLPFSRTVNKDGFSADWKVNHFNRSFPQNWEDNAENIFQSTFGIKFLIPVDEYQQTMRTSKYGLMIIVLTFLSLFMIELFGEITIHPIQYLLVGLALVIFYSLLLSISEYLSFDFSYLISSLLVISLISFYVKNIYKSFKVGGLIFTALIVFYGFMYTILLLQDYSLLIGNIALFLILAIVMMLTRKLNWFEVLKSKTT; via the coding sequence GTGCAGCTAAAAATAAATGAATCCACATTATCTCTTTTTCCAGGATTAAAAAATATAGACATTTATCAAAATGGATTATTTGCAGATGTTCAGCTAAATGAAAATACAAACAAGTTTGATTTTAATTTAGAATTAAATTTAAACGGTATTGATGATCTTTCATTTTTGCCTGTTGGTAAATCTACAATGGTAAAAGTAAAATCATCGTGGAATAATCCAAGTTTTAGCGGGACGTTTTTGCCTTTTTCAAGGACAGTCAATAAAGATGGATTCAGTGCGGACTGGAAAGTAAATCATTTTAACAGAAGTTTTCCACAAAACTGGGAGGACAATGCTGAAAATATTTTTCAAAGTACGTTTGGAATAAAATTTCTAATACCAGTTGATGAGTATCAACAAACTATGCGTACATCAAAATATGGTTTAATGATAATTGTACTAACCTTTCTTAGCCTTTTTATGATAGAACTTTTTGGGGAAATCACAATACATCCAATTCAATATCTTTTAGTCGGTTTGGCATTAGTTATTTTTTATTCGTTACTGCTTTCAATTTCAGAATATCTCTCTTTTGATTTTTCATATTTGATATCTTCTTTACTTGTCATCTCATTAATTAGCTTTTATGTAAAGAACATCTATAAAAGCTTTAAGGTTGGTGGATTAATTTTTACCGCATTAATAGTTTTCTACGGATTTATGTACACAATACTTTTATTACAAGATTACTCTTTATTGATTGGAAACATCGCTTTGTTCTTAATACTTGCGATAGTAATGATGCTAACACGTAAATTAAATTGGTTTGAGGTTCTAAAGTCTAAAACAACTTAG
- a CDS encoding MFS transporter → MGVVFTSLINRSGTMVLPFLALYLTKKIGVSPAEAGTALLVYGAAAFLAAPITGKLSDKLGSLKVMKFALFGSGILFFVYSFVSDYYWILVASFILAAVNEAFRPANLSMITEIVAPSQRRIAFALNRLAINAGMSVGPVIGGFLTLIDYHYLFYANAVASIAAGIYLSTTKWSSLTAEKIEEVSIEKPQLRFEILNDKSFLFFLFAIIPANLVFFQHLGALPLYIVDDLGYTTAAFGLFGAINTVLIIFLEVPLNNWMNDTPYKKSLMIGALLAGIGFGGFAIANTVVPLVIAIVVFTFGEMVFFPITAAYTSEIAPANKRGEYMGYYQMTFSFAFSAGPWLGTVVYQHYGSVILWSGAFVLGLITTVLMFFIKDNSLVNKIMK, encoded by the coding sequence GTGGGTGTTGTTTTTACATCACTTATAAATCGTTCCGGAACAATGGTTCTTCCTTTTCTTGCACTTTATCTTACAAAAAAAATTGGTGTTAGCCCCGCAGAAGCCGGAACAGCTTTACTTGTTTACGGTGCCGCAGCATTTCTTGCCGCACCAATAACCGGAAAACTTTCAGATAAACTTGGTTCATTAAAAGTAATGAAGTTCGCTTTGTTTGGTTCCGGAATTTTATTTTTTGTTTACTCATTTGTATCCGATTATTATTGGATTTTAGTTGCATCCTTTATACTTGCTGCCGTTAACGAGGCATTCCGCCCGGCAAACCTTTCTATGATTACTGAGATTGTTGCACCTTCACAACGGCGAATTGCTTTTGCACTCAACCGTCTTGCAATTAATGCCGGAATGAGTGTAGGCCCTGTTATCGGTGGATTCTTAACATTAATAGACTACCATTATTTATTTTATGCAAATGCTGTTGCTTCTATTGCTGCGGGAATTTATTTGAGCACAACAAAATGGTCTTCATTAACGGCAGAAAAAATTGAAGAAGTTAGCATAGAAAAACCACAGTTACGATTTGAAATACTAAACGATAAAAGTTTTTTGTTTTTCCTTTTTGCTATTATTCCGGCAAACCTTGTTTTCTTCCAGCATCTTGGTGCGCTGCCATTATACATTGTTGATGACTTGGGTTATACAACTGCGGCATTTGGATTGTTTGGTGCTATCAATACTGTGTTGATAATATTTTTAGAAGTTCCGCTTAACAATTGGATGAATGACACACCGTATAAAAAATCATTAATGATTGGAGCGTTACTTGCAGGAATAGGTTTTGGCGGCTTTGCAATTGCTAATACTGTAGTGCCACTTGTTATAGCAATTGTAGTTTTTACATTTGGTGAAATGGTGTTCTTTCCAATTACTGCAGCATATACTTCAGAAATTGCACCGGCAAATAAACGCGGCGAGTATATGGGATATTATCAAATGACATTTAGTTTTGCCTTTTCCGCAGGTCCGTGGCTTGGAACAGTTGTTTATCAGCATTACGGCTCAGTGATTTTATGGAGCGGTGCTTTTGTATTAGGATTAATAACTACAGTATTAATGTTTTTTATTAAGGATAACAGTTTGGTAAATAAAATTATGAAATAG
- the bstA gene encoding bacillithiol transferase BstA, protein MQKDPSYPIGKFDRNMIVTKEMQNKFIKTIESLPELLRKEVENLSVQQLDTPYRDGGWTVRQVIHHLPDSHLNAYVRFKLALTEDNPKIKSYEEQLWAELKDIFETPIELSLTLLDLLHNRWVILISSLTDEQFERTMQYPDWGNITVSKTLALYAWHSKHHLAHITELKKKMGW, encoded by the coding sequence ATGCAAAAAGATCCAAGTTACCCGATTGGCAAGTTTGATAGAAATATGATTGTTACAAAAGAAATGCAAAATAAATTTATCAAAACAATCGAATCACTTCCGGAATTATTAAGAAAAGAAGTTGAAAATCTTTCTGTTCAACAATTAGATACACCTTATCGTGATGGTGGTTGGACTGTCAGGCAAGTCATTCATCATTTGCCGGATAGTCACTTAAATGCTTATGTAAGATTTAAACTTGCGCTTACGGAAGACAATCCCAAAATAAAATCTTATGAAGAACAACTTTGGGCAGAACTGAAAGATATATTTGAAACACCAATAGAACTTTCATTAACTCTTTTAGATTTACTTCACAACAGATGGGTAATTCTTATAAGCTCATTAACTGATGAACAGTTTGAAAGAACTATGCAATATCCAGACTGGGGAAATATTACTGTTAGCAAAACACTTGCACTTTATGCCTGGCACAGCAAACATCATCTTGCCCACATAACTGAATTAAAAAAGAAAATGGGCTGGTAA
- a CDS encoding UbiA family prenyltransferase translates to MKKLKGFLTLIRFELPLAAGICVILGQLFALGEFAPFNLILAASLSVFLISASILVSNDYFDLETDKINAPHRPIPSNLITPAEALFLSIFLLFAGLVLSYFISVSALLFSIGLTVIGFLYNRKFKKHGIIGNLLVSFSVGMTFVFGGLSVGLPFNKIVMFFAVIAALVDLGEEIAADSMDVKGDLLIDSNSIAIKHGKTTAIKISSIIFFVVVFLSTIPFLLKWFPIIYLIPITIMDFAIGYSALKLLKSKDEEGRKYIRLLYLGATFGLIVFLIMRLIGL, encoded by the coding sequence ATGAAAAAACTAAAAGGTTTTCTTACTCTAATACGATTTGAACTTCCGCTTGCGGCAGGAATTTGTGTTATACTCGGACAGTTATTTGCGCTTGGTGAGTTCGCTCCATTTAATCTAATATTAGCGGCGTCTCTGTCAGTCTTTCTAATTTCTGCATCAATACTTGTTTCAAATGATTACTTTGATCTAGAGACTGATAAAATTAACGCACCACATAGACCAATTCCATCTAATCTTATCACTCCTGCAGAAGCTTTGTTCCTTTCAATATTTTTATTGTTTGCAGGGCTTGTGTTAAGCTATTTTATAAGCGTTTCAGCATTACTGTTTTCTATTGGCTTAACGGTAATAGGATTTTTGTACAATAGAAAATTTAAGAAGCACGGAATAATTGGAAATCTTCTAGTCAGTTTTTCTGTAGGGATGACTTTTGTTTTTGGTGGCCTTTCTGTCGGGTTACCATTTAATAAGATTGTAATGTTCTTTGCTGTTATTGCAGCGCTGGTAGATTTAGGAGAAGAAATTGCGGCTGATTCAATGGATGTAAAAGGTGATCTTCTTATTGATTCAAATTCAATTGCAATAAAACATGGTAAAACAACGGCTATTAAAATAAGTTCGATTATATTTTTTGTAGTTGTTTTTTTAAGTACAATACCATTTTTGTTAAAGTGGTTTCCAATTATATATTTAATCCCGATTACCATAATGGATTTTGCAATTGGATATTCAGCTCTTAAACTACTTAAATCAAAAGATGAAGAAGGACGAAAATACATCCGCTTGCTTTACCTGGGCGCAACATTTGGGTTAATAGTTTTTCTGATTATGCGGCTGATTGGTCTGTAA
- a CDS encoding T9SS type A sorting domain-containing protein has product MEIFNGELEEGYHEMIFNASGISSGIYFYKIEGENYSATKKLMLLK; this is encoded by the coding sequence TTGGAAATATTTAACGGCGAACTTGAAGAAGGGTATCACGAGATGATATTTAATGCATCAGGAATTTCATCAGGAATATATTTCTACAAGATTGAAGGTGAAAATTATTCAGCAACAAAGAAATTGATGCTGTTGAAATAA
- a CDS encoding PQQ-like beta-propeller repeat protein: MKTFTIFLFLLLFSFYSTELQSQQQVKIPWPSLADSPWPTLRGDMQGTGRSEYVGPRTNNVIWKKDMPLGVVYGPVIGYNDNLYMGERALSLDTVNYFYSLDKNGNENWIFETETSYANNVGPLLGSDSTIYFGSRNSNLYAIEFDGQNKWSVPNLRIGLQLFNLNRFE, translated from the coding sequence ATGAAAACATTTACAATATTTTTATTCCTATTGCTGTTCAGTTTTTATTCCACAGAACTGCAAAGTCAACAGCAAGTTAAAATTCCCTGGCCTTCATTAGCGGATTCACCCTGGCCAACACTGCGAGGTGATATGCAGGGGACAGGAAGATCGGAATATGTTGGGCCAAGAACAAACAATGTAATTTGGAAAAAGGATATGCCGCTTGGTGTAGTTTATGGTCCGGTTATAGGGTATAATGATAATCTTTATATGGGTGAAAGAGCCTTATCATTAGATACTGTAAATTATTTTTATTCTCTTGATAAAAACGGAAATGAAAATTGGATATTTGAGACAGAAACATCTTATGCTAATAATGTGGGGCCTTTACTAGGTAGCGACTCAACCATTTATTTTGGTTCAAGAAATAGTAATTTATACGCGATTGAATTTGATGGACAAAATAAATGGAGTGTCCCGAATCTTAGGATAGGACTTCAATTATTCAATCTCAATAGATTTGAATGA
- a CDS encoding T9SS type A sorting domain-containing protein → MDFLSFSALTSSYYSNAAIPDGAAPNNIIAPFWDDLDGRTQGTVHYLRETDKFTIQFTNWQKYNGTGSLTFQVVIKSNDRIMFYYNNLNATLTSATVGIENGSGTDGLQIVYDAAYLANNLAVQLAADPEWLSLNNYSGTIYSGNSINVGLLIDTEGMELGEYTMDMEITTNDPANTLMIVPITMTVSSEVPVELVSFNAEMVDGNVVLNWSTATETNNNGFQIEKREKSNEKGQTEFSNVGFVSGKGTTTEKTFYSYSDKNEKPGTYLYRLKQIDFDGTFSYSNEIEVEVTGPKDFALYQNYPNPFNPSTTIKFALPVKTNLSLSVYNTLGEKVAEIFKGEMEEGYHEMIFNASGISSGIYFYKIESENYSATKKLMLLK, encoded by the coding sequence ATGGATTTTTTAAGTTTTAGCGCTCTAACATCTTCATATTACAGCAATGCTGCAATACCCGATGGGGCGGCACCTAATAATATCATCGCGCCTTTCTGGGATGATCTTGATGGAAGAACTCAGGGAACTGTTCATTATTTAAGAGAAACAGATAAATTTACTATTCAGTTTACTAACTGGCAAAAATACAATGGAACCGGTTCACTTACTTTTCAAGTTGTGATCAAATCAAATGATAGAATTATGTTCTATTACAATAACTTAAACGCAACTTTAACAAGTGCAACTGTTGGAATTGAAAATGGTTCAGGTACTGATGGACTTCAAATAGTTTATGATGCCGCTTATCTTGCAAATAATTTAGCCGTACAACTTGCTGCTGATCCTGAATGGTTGTCATTAAATAATTATTCTGGTACTATTTACAGCGGTAATTCTATTAATGTTGGTTTGTTGATAGATACCGAAGGGATGGAACTTGGTGAATATACTATGGATATGGAAATCACAACTAATGATCCCGCAAACACATTAATGATTGTTCCTATTACAATGACAGTTTCCAGCGAAGTGCCTGTTGAACTGGTTTCATTTAATGCAGAAATGGTTGATGGAAATGTTGTTCTTAACTGGAGTACAGCAACTGAAACGAATAACAATGGATTTCAAATTGAAAAACGTGAAAAGTCAAACGAGAAAGGTCAAACGGAATTCAGTAATGTTGGATTTGTAAGTGGTAAAGGAACTACAACTGAAAAAACATTCTACTCATATTCTGATAAGAATGAAAAACCTGGAACATACTTATACAGATTAAAGCAAATCGATTTTGATGGAACTTTTAGCTACAGCAATGAAATAGAAGTTGAAGTAACCGGACCAAAAGATTTTGCTTTATATCAGAATTATCCTAACCCATTTAACCCAAGTACAACAATTAAGTTTGCATTACCGGTTAAAACAAACTTAAGCTTAAGTGTTTACAACACACTTGGAGAAAAAGTTGCAGAAATATTTAAGGGTGAAATGGAAGAAGGTTATCACGAGATGATATTTAATGCATCAGGAATTTCATCAGGAATATATTTCTACAAGATTGAAAGTGAAAATTATTCAGCAACAAAGAAATTGATGTTGTTGAAATAA
- a CDS encoding DNA-binding response regulator, with protein MSTKKKILLVDDDLDLLEQNKLLIESKGYEVITANSGKEGFEVFKK; from the coding sequence ATGAGCACAAAGAAAAAAATTCTATTAGTCGATGACGATTTAGATCTTCTTGAACAAAATAAATTATTAATTGAATCCAAAGGTTATGAAGTAATTACAGCAAACAGCGGCAAAGAAGGATTTGAGGTTTTTAAAAAGTAA